The following proteins are encoded in a genomic region of Gossypium hirsutum isolate 1008001.06 chromosome D05, Gossypium_hirsutum_v2.1, whole genome shotgun sequence:
- the LOC121217309 gene encoding receptor-like protein 9DC3, with the protein MVGPIFKQIPQGKQFNTFGNDSYEGNKALCGFPVSKGCNIIEPPPPNVLEKDGSKSNITFGWKVVLIGYGCGMVFGMSVGYVVFQTGKPKWLVNLVEIQHEKKRRRKSKDGSRSNGRRRI; encoded by the exons ATGGTTGGACCTATCTTCAAACAG ATTCCTCAAGGCAAACAGTTCAACACATTTGGAAATGATTCATATGAAGGAAACAAGGCATTATGTGGATTTCCGGTCTCAAAAGGTTGCAACATCATTGAGCCACCACCTCCAAATGTGCTTGAAAAAGATGGCTCAAAATCAAACATTACTTTTGGTTGGAAAGTGGTGTTGATAGGTTATGGATGCGGAATGGTGTTCGGAATGTCCGTGGGATATGTTGTTTTCCAAACTGGTAAGCCGAAATGGTTGGTGAATTTGGTTGAAATCCAACATGAGAAGAAGCGAAGAAGAAAGTCAAAGGATGGCAGTCGCAGCAATGGACGAAGAAGAATCTAG